ATCTCGAGACCGGCCCGGGACAGTCCCGGCTGGGATACGGTCGCTCCGCTGACGGTGGGGAAGGCGTCGATGGTCGTCCGCACCGAGTTCAACACGGTGCGAGGGTCGGCGCCGACCTTGGTCACCAGGTTCGATGCGAGCGAATCCGGCTGGTCGAGCAGTGCCGCGACGAGGTGTGCGGGCTCGACCTGGTTGTTCTTCCGGGCCACGACATCGTTGATCGCGGACTGCAGCGTCTCGCGTGATTTGGTTGTCATCTGTGCGTCCATGCGCATCTCCTTCACAAGTGTGCTTCGCACCTGTTCCAAGAACAGGAATTGCTCTTGACGAGTTCAACATCCTCAAAGTTGAGTCTATTCCACTCAACCTTGGAAAGTCCGGAGGATCCACGTCATCTCGGCGAGCGGGTCACGTCAGTGAGCAGCTGGACGTCGGCGAGCGACTCACTTCAACAGCACGGATTGGAGGTCGAAGCGACGCAGCACTCTGTCGGCGATCTCCGGGTCGGTGCCGCGCTCGCGTCGGGCTCTGAGCACCTCGGCGCGGGCGGACTGGAGAGCCTTCGTCTGCACCTGCGCCATGACCGCGCGGTTCTCCCTCAGCGTCGTCGCCTGCTCCGAACTGGCCTGGTCGTCCGAGGTGCCCAGCAGCTGCGAGTAGAGGACCTTGAACCGGGCCCGCAGCGGTTCGGCGACCTCATCGGGCAGGCTCTCGTCGTCCCTGATCTGTTCGAGGGCGGCCTTGTAGGCCCGCTTGGCGATGTCGGCGGTGTCGCGACGCTCCTTCTCGGCTTCGTCATCGATGCCGAGGACGTTGACGACGGTGGGGAACGTCAGCCCCGCGCCGACCAGGGTGACGAGGAGGATGACGGCGGCCGCGACGAGGATGTAGGAGCGGCCGGGGAACGGTTGTCCTGTGGCGGTGGTCGCCGGGATCGACAGCGCCAACGCGATCGTGGCTAGTCCGCGCATCCCGCCCCAGGTCATCAGGGCGGTGTCCCTGACATTCAGCGGCGCCGCATCCGGGTCGTCGTCCCTGCTCTTGTTCTCCAGCACGGTTCCGAGCAGCAGCCAGCCGAACCGCACCACGATGATGACCAGTGCGATGACCAGCCCGATGCCCACGGCCCTGAGCAGGTGGCCATGCTCCGTCTCGACGACCTGGCGCAGGTCGAGGCCGATGAGGCCGAAGGCGATGCCGGTGATGAGCATCTCGAGGACCTGCCACGTCGAATTCTGTGTCACACGTTCGGCGGAATTGCCCTCGACGTCGCGTCTGCGCACCTCGAGGGCGGCGACGACGACGGCGATGACTCCGCTGGCGTGGAAATGCTCAGCGATGAGGTAGACGCCGAAGGGCAGCATCAGCATCAGTGAGGAGCGCGCGATCGTATGGTCGATCTTCTCCATCACCCACCACACGACGAAGGAGACGACGAGGCCGATCGTGATTGCGACGACCGCGGAGAGGAGGAAGGACAGGGCGAGCTGACCGAAGTCCACCTCGGTGCCGGCCATCGCCGCGGCCATCGCGGTCTGAAAGATCACGAGGGAGGCGGCGTCGTTGAACAGTCCTTCGCTCTGCAGCGTCGACATGATCCGCCGAGGTATCGACACGGTTCCGGCGACCGCGTCGACGGCCACGGGGTCGGGTGGGGCGAGCATGGCGCCCAGCGCCACCGCGGCGGCGATCGTGATCCCGGGAATGAGCACGATCGCCGTTCCGGCCACGGCCGCCACCGTCACCCCGACGAGCGCGACGGCCATGCCCAGTATCGTGCGCCAGCGGATGGAGAACAGCGCCCAGGAGGTCTTCTGAGCCGCGGCGAACAGGAGCGGCGGAAGGAACAGGGGCAGGATCAGCTCGGGTTCGATGGTGATCTCGGCGAAGCTGGGAATGAATGCGCCGGCGATGCCGATGACGACCATCAGCGCGGGCCAGGGGAGGCGCAGCTTCTGGCCCAGGCCGACGACCACGCTGGTTGCGGCACCGAATCCGATGATCATCAGCAGGGTCGTCATGGTCGTCTCCTCGTCGTCGCCGGCATGATAACAATCGCATCGATACCGGAGGCATCGTCTGCGCGAGGGGCGCCGGGCAGGATTGTCGGTGAACTCTGCGTCAGGTTTCCGCGCCGAACCATCGATATTTTGGCAGAATGCTGTTATGTCCGACTCAATTGTATTCTCCCTCGCCGACGATGCCGTCGCGACCGTGACGATCAACGAACCGGAGACGCGGAACGCTCTGTCGCGTTCGGTGATGAA
The Brevibacterium marinum genome window above contains:
- a CDS encoding Na+/H+ antiporter, producing MTTLLMIIGFGAATSVVVGLGQKLRLPWPALMVVIGIAGAFIPSFAEITIEPELILPLFLPPLLFAAAQKTSWALFSIRWRTILGMAVALVGVTVAAVAGTAIVLIPGITIAAAVALGAMLAPPDPVAVDAVAGTVSIPRRIMSTLQSEGLFNDAASLVIFQTAMAAAMAGTEVDFGQLALSFLLSAVVAITIGLVVSFVVWWVMEKIDHTIARSSLMLMLPFGVYLIAEHFHASGVIAVVVAALEVRRRDVEGNSAERVTQNSTWQVLEMLITGIAFGLIGLDLRQVVETEHGHLLRAVGIGLVIALVIIVVRFGWLLLGTVLENKSRDDDPDAAPLNVRDTALMTWGGMRGLATIALALSIPATTATGQPFPGRSYILVAAAVILLVTLVGAGLTFPTVVNVLGIDDEAEKERRDTADIAKRAYKAALEQIRDDESLPDEVAEPLRARFKVLYSQLLGTSDDQASSEQATTLRENRAVMAQVQTKALQSARAEVLRARRERGTDPEIADRVLRRFDLQSVLLK